Proteins from one Thermococcus bergensis genomic window:
- a CDS encoding L-fucose/L-arabinose isomerase family protein, protein MLAVITFTDPRKTALSVEREKALLEKHKNLIKELKSSNLEVFDVNEALGKYEALERGENFGVDDKEEVLKASRLIGSRDISGIILGLWHWTESNLVTLLAKETNKPLLLYADDDPAWAGSTCITSVGASLWESSVNYHALHHVRLKGDVEKVKAWARAAEAVSKLSKKSLLLWGAPYTLGMEHLMDDLPRLKRFIGDFLILDQYTIIKRADSMISDEKERIRVEEFFDWLNEKAKVNYDNKMLTPEVLRRQIAIYLAAKDIWKEYEQETVAVSIKCQPELSEIYGVTACLIPALFPFNADAKGEKPVVPATCEGDVKGTISSALLFYLSGKPPLFGDIKYVDDELVLIANCGASSLYYAKLSENPEENLKETTIQGQCQGKSGGALTYRTPPTKLTVARLIRKGGEYYLLYFLAEGVEITEEIESKLKWGKQWPHTAIRNPLDKEKFLNIMGANHLSAVPGDFTEEIEFVARMWGIKAVNLRKKEEVENFLTSL, encoded by the coding sequence GTGCTAGCCGTTATAACTTTCACAGATCCAAGGAAAACTGCCCTTTCAGTAGAGAGGGAAAAAGCCCTGTTGGAAAAACATAAAAACCTTATAAAGGAACTGAAGTCCTCTAACCTCGAAGTTTTTGACGTTAATGAGGCTCTTGGGAAATATGAAGCCCTCGAAAGGGGAGAAAACTTTGGAGTTGATGATAAAGAGGAAGTCCTTAAAGCTTCCAGATTGATAGGCTCCAGAGATATAAGTGGAATTATCTTGGGCCTGTGGCACTGGACGGAGAGCAATCTTGTAACGTTGCTGGCAAAGGAAACCAACAAACCTCTGCTTCTCTATGCCGACGATGATCCAGCTTGGGCTGGGAGTACATGTATAACCTCTGTTGGAGCTTCCCTATGGGAAAGCTCCGTAAACTATCATGCCCTACACCATGTAAGGCTTAAGGGAGATGTAGAGAAAGTAAAAGCATGGGCAAGGGCTGCAGAGGCTGTATCGAAGCTATCCAAAAAATCCTTACTTCTCTGGGGAGCTCCTTATACACTTGGAATGGAGCATTTAATGGACGACCTTCCAAGATTAAAAAGGTTTATAGGGGACTTCTTGATCCTCGATCAGTACACAATAATCAAGAGAGCAGATTCAATGATTAGTGATGAAAAAGAGCGTATTCGTGTTGAGGAGTTCTTTGACTGGCTGAATGAGAAGGCAAAGGTTAATTATGACAATAAAATGCTAACTCCGGAGGTTTTAAGGAGACAGATAGCCATATACCTCGCCGCAAAGGATATCTGGAAGGAATATGAACAAGAAACGGTAGCTGTTTCGATTAAATGCCAGCCGGAGCTTAGTGAGATATATGGAGTGACCGCATGTCTAATCCCAGCTCTCTTCCCGTTTAATGCCGATGCAAAAGGAGAAAAACCTGTTGTGCCAGCTACATGTGAAGGAGACGTGAAAGGGACTATAAGCTCTGCTTTACTCTTTTATTTGAGTGGAAAACCCCCGCTTTTTGGTGACATAAAGTACGTTGACGATGAGCTTGTACTGATAGCAAACTGCGGTGCCTCATCCCTTTACTATGCAAAGCTCAGCGAAAACCCCGAAGAAAACCTCAAGGAAACAACCATACAAGGCCAATGCCAAGGAAAAAGCGGAGGAGCATTAACATATAGAACTCCACCAACTAAGCTCACCGTTGCAAGGCTTATAAGAAAAGGAGGAGAGTACTACCTCCTATACTTCCTTGCAGAGGGGGTTGAGATCACTGAAGAAATCGAATCCAAGCTAAAATGGGGCAAACAATGGCCTCATACAGCAATAAGGAATCCCCTCGACAAGGAGAAGTTCCTAAATATAATGGGGGCAAATCATCTCTCAGCAGTTCCTGGAGATTTCACGGAGGAAATTGAGTTCGTAGCAAGAATGTGGGGTATCAAAGCGGTAAATCTGAGAAAGAAGGAAGAAGTTGAGAATTTTTTGACTTCTCTTTAA
- a CDS encoding ABC transporter ATP-binding protein, with translation MAGVRLVDVWKVFGEVTAVRELSLEVKDGEFMILLGPSGCGKTTTLRMIAGLEEPSRGQIYIGDRLVADPEKGIFVPPKDRDIAMVFQSYALYPHMTVYDNIAFPLKLRKVPRQEIDQRVREVAELLGLTELLNRKPRELSGGQRQRVALGRAIVRKPQVFLMDEPLSNLDAKLRVRMRAELKKLQRQLGVTTIYVTHDQVEAMTMGDRIAVMNGGVLQQVGSPDEVYDKPANTFVAGFIGSPPMNFLDAIVTEDGFVDFGEFRLKLLPDQFEVLRELGYVGREVIFGIRPEDLYDAMFAQVRVPGENLVRAVVEIVENLGSERIVHLRVGGVTFVGSFRSESRVREGVEVDVVFDMKKIHIFDKTTGKAIF, from the coding sequence ATGGCTGGTGTTAGGCTTGTAGATGTTTGGAAGGTGTTTGGGGAGGTTACTGCTGTTAGGGAGTTGAGTTTGGAGGTTAAGGATGGGGAGTTTATGATTCTTTTGGGCCCGAGTGGTTGTGGGAAGACAACAACGCTCAGGATGATTGCTGGGCTGGAGGAGCCGAGTAGGGGGCAGATTTACATTGGTGATAGGCTGGTTGCTGACCCGGAGAAGGGAATTTTCGTCCCGCCGAAGGATAGGGATATTGCGATGGTTTTTCAGAGTTATGCGTTGTACCCGCATATGACTGTTTATGATAATATTGCTTTTCCGTTGAAGCTCAGGAAGGTTCCGAGGCAGGAGATTGACCAGCGTGTTAGGGAGGTTGCTGAGCTCCTCGGTTTGACGGAGCTTTTGAATAGGAAGCCGAGGGAATTAAGCGGTGGGCAGAGGCAGCGTGTTGCGTTGGGTAGGGCGATTGTTAGGAAGCCGCAGGTGTTTTTGATGGATGAGCCTTTGAGTAATTTGGATGCTAAGTTGAGGGTTAGGATGCGTGCTGAACTGAAGAAGTTGCAGAGGCAGCTTGGTGTGACGACGATTTACGTGACCCACGATCAGGTTGAGGCTATGACGATGGGTGATAGGATTGCTGTGATGAATGGGGGTGTTTTGCAGCAGGTTGGTTCGCCGGATGAGGTTTATGATAAGCCTGCGAATACTTTTGTGGCTGGTTTTATTGGAAGCCCGCCGATGAATTTTCTTGATGCTATTGTTACTGAGGATGGGTTTGTGGATTTTGGGGAGTTTAGGTTGAAGCTTCTTCCGGATCAGTTTGAGGTTTTGAGGGAGTTGGGTTATGTTGGTAGGGAGGTAATCTTTGGTATTCGTCCGGAGGATTTGTATGATGCAATGTTTGCTCAGGTGAGGGTTCCTGGGGAGAATTTGGTTAGGGCTGTGGTTGAGATTGTGGAGAATTTGGGTAGTGAGAGGATTGTGCATTTGCGTGTTGGTGGTGTGACTTTTGTCGGCTCCTTCAGGTCGGAGTCTAGGGTTAGGGAGGGTGTGGAGGTTGATGTTGTGTTTGATATGAAGAAGATTCACATCTTCGACAAAACCACAGGAAAAGCAATATTCTAG
- the trmB gene encoding HTH-type sugar-sensing transcriptional regulator TrmB — translation MEIPPEISHALSEIGFTKYEILTYWTLLVYGPSTAKEISTKSGIPYNRVYDTISSLKLRGFVTEIEGTPKVYAAYSPRIAFFRFKKELEDIMKKLEIELNNVKKEEQRPAIWRSRSFDEAIEMFRESLYSAKNEVIVVTPSEFFETIREDLIKTLERGVTVSLYIDKIPDLSEFKGKGNFFVRQFYKLNHLIGMTDGKEVVTIQNATFDSIGPPSFKSTYPEIIFSQYSLIIEIFKESTLEKEIIGNPKDIRFFAMFHAVDFVKNHLKNRNIYAEITGKNLESGRLETLTGRVVGYTLSLREAVNNIHLETENGVVKVGGMFAVIEDYESTEIKFIMG, via the coding sequence ATGGAGATTCCCCCAGAAATTTCACATGCTTTGAGTGAGATTGGATTTACAAAGTATGAAATCCTCACTTACTGGACTCTCTTGGTTTATGGGCCCAGTACTGCGAAGGAAATATCCACAAAAAGCGGGATTCCATACAACAGGGTCTATGATACAATATCCTCCTTAAAACTTAGAGGATTTGTGACTGAAATTGAAGGGACACCAAAGGTATACGCTGCCTACTCACCAAGAATAGCATTTTTCAGGTTCAAAAAAGAACTCGAAGACATAATGAAAAAGCTCGAAATTGAGCTTAATAATGTAAAAAAGGAAGAACAGAGACCTGCAATATGGAGGAGCAGGAGTTTTGACGAAGCCATTGAGATGTTCAGAGAGTCACTCTATTCAGCTAAAAATGAGGTTATAGTAGTTACTCCAAGCGAATTCTTTGAAACAATAAGAGAAGATTTGATCAAAACTCTCGAGAGAGGTGTAACGGTGTCCCTCTATATCGACAAAATCCCGGATCTATCAGAGTTCAAAGGGAAAGGGAATTTCTTTGTTAGGCAGTTCTACAAGCTGAACCACTTAATAGGCATGACTGATGGAAAAGAGGTAGTCACAATTCAGAATGCCACTTTTGACTCTATTGGACCTCCTTCATTTAAGTCCACTTATCCTGAGATAATATTCTCCCAATACAGTCTCATAATAGAAATTTTCAAGGAATCCACACTCGAAAAAGAGATTATCGGCAATCCAAAAGATATTAGATTCTTCGCTATGTTTCATGCAGTAGACTTTGTTAAAAATCACTTAAAAAACAGAAACATCTATGCTGAGATAACTGGAAAAAACTTGGAGTCAGGCAGATTAGAAACCCTTACCGGAAGGGTTGTAGGATACACACTCTCTCTCAGGGAAGCCGTTAACAATATCCATCTCGAAACTGAAAACGGGGTTGTAAAGGTTGGAGGCATGTTTGCGGTTATTGAAGATTATGAAAGTACTGAAATAAAATTCATTATGGGGTGA
- the treT gene encoding trehalose synthase, protein MYEVTKFGGEGKRLEDYREIIGDEALEAIKAKAENLKDKSFVHVNSTSFGGGVAEILHNLVPLMRDVGIDARWFVIEGTNEFFNVTKSFHNALQGNKELRLTEEMKKLYLEINKKNAEDIDLTQFDYVLIHDPQPAPLIEFYEKRQPWIWRCHIDLSDPNLEFWKFLRQFVEKYDRYIFHMEEYVQEDLNQEKVVIMPPSIDPLSEKNMELSESEILKTLERFDVDPERPIITQVARFDPWKGVFDVIDVYRKVKEKIPEVQLLLVGVMAHDDPEGWIYFEKTLRKIGEDYDIKVLTNLTGVHAREVNAFQRASDVILQMSIREGFGLTVTEAMWKEKPVVGRAVGGIKLQIVDGKTGFLVKDVNDAIEKTLYLLEHKDVAQEMGKNAKERIKENFIITKHLERYLDLLNSF, encoded by the coding sequence ATGTATGAGGTAACGAAGTTTGGTGGAGAAGGTAAAAGGCTTGAGGACTACAGGGAAATAATAGGAGATGAAGCTCTGGAAGCTATTAAAGCTAAGGCAGAAAATCTGAAAGATAAGAGTTTTGTTCACGTAAACTCCACATCTTTTGGTGGAGGAGTTGCTGAAATTCTGCACAACCTCGTCCCTCTGATGAGGGATGTCGGAATAGACGCAAGATGGTTTGTAATTGAGGGGACAAATGAATTTTTCAATGTTACAAAGAGTTTTCACAATGCTCTCCAGGGAAACAAGGAGCTTAGGTTAACTGAGGAAATGAAAAAGCTTTATTTAGAGATAAACAAAAAGAACGCAGAAGACATTGACCTGACCCAATTTGACTACGTCTTGATACACGATCCTCAACCGGCACCGCTTATAGAGTTTTATGAGAAAAGGCAGCCTTGGATTTGGAGATGCCATATAGATCTAAGTGATCCAAACTTGGAGTTTTGGAAGTTTCTGAGGCAGTTTGTCGAGAAATATGACAGATATATCTTCCACATGGAAGAATACGTTCAAGAGGATCTAAACCAAGAGAAAGTCGTTATAATGCCTCCCTCTATTGATCCTCTCAGTGAAAAGAACATGGAGCTAAGTGAAAGTGAAATCTTAAAAACCTTAGAAAGGTTTGATGTAGATCCAGAGAGACCGATAATCACGCAGGTAGCTCGTTTTGACCCATGGAAAGGAGTCTTCGATGTAATTGACGTTTACAGAAAAGTCAAGGAGAAGATACCAGAAGTTCAGCTCCTGCTAGTTGGTGTAATGGCGCATGATGACCCAGAAGGCTGGATATACTTTGAGAAAACCTTAAGAAAAATCGGAGAAGATTACGACATCAAAGTGCTTACAAACCTTACTGGAGTTCACGCAAGAGAGGTAAATGCCTTCCAGAGGGCAAGCGATGTGATTCTCCAGATGTCCATTAGGGAAGGATTCGGGTTGACCGTTACCGAAGCAATGTGGAAAGAAAAGCCAGTGGTAGGCAGAGCTGTGGGAGGAATAAAACTCCAGATAGTGGATGGAAAAACAGGTTTCCTGGTGAAGGATGTTAACGATGCCATTGAGAAAACGCTTTATCTCCTCGAGCACAAAGATGTAGCACAGGAAATGGGCAAAAACGCCAAAGAAAGGATTAAAGAGAATTTCATAATAACAAAGCATCTTGAGAGGTATCTTGATTTACTAAATTCTTTTTAA
- the malG gene encoding trehalose/maltose ABC transporter permease MalG — MREEVLKRILLIIGAILMAIICLFPFIWMIVVSFAEDPTFLGSPLVEYKSTLENYVRVLSDPTLHFPAYLKNSIIIASLVTLTTVSISSLAAYAVSRIEFKGRLLIPIFVLGLSMFPQISLVGYLFKFIEKLGWVNTYQALYFPYVAWTLPLSLWILLSYFSQLPKDLDEAAMIDGASRIKTLTTIILPLSAPALFSTALLVFIAAFNEFMFALLFTTDHRARTVPVGIALFQGVHGEIPWGSVMAASVISTIPLVIMALLFQKYIVSGLTAGALKGE; from the coding sequence ATGAGAGAGGAAGTTCTAAAAAGAATATTACTAATTATCGGGGCCATATTAATGGCAATAATCTGTCTGTTTCCGTTTATATGGATGATTGTTGTTTCCTTTGCAGAGGATCCAACGTTCTTAGGATCTCCGCTTGTAGAGTATAAATCTACTCTTGAGAATTATGTGAGGGTTTTAAGTGATCCTACCTTGCATTTCCCAGCTTATTTAAAGAACAGTATAATTATAGCCAGCCTTGTAACTCTTACAACTGTCAGTATTTCTTCTCTTGCTGCATATGCAGTTTCAAGAATAGAGTTCAAAGGGAGATTACTGATCCCAATATTTGTGCTGGGACTCTCTATGTTTCCTCAGATAAGTCTAGTTGGTTATTTATTCAAGTTTATAGAAAAGTTAGGATGGGTGAACACCTATCAAGCCCTATATTTCCCTTATGTTGCCTGGACGCTTCCTCTTTCATTGTGGATTCTTCTAAGCTACTTTTCTCAACTTCCAAAAGATTTGGATGAAGCTGCAATGATTGATGGAGCATCCCGAATAAAGACTCTAACTACGATAATACTTCCTTTATCTGCTCCTGCTTTGTTTTCAACAGCATTATTAGTGTTCATTGCAGCATTTAATGAATTTATGTTTGCTTTGTTATTTACCACCGATCACAGGGCAAGAACAGTCCCTGTAGGTATAGCACTTTTCCAAGGAGTTCATGGTGAAATTCCATGGGGAAGCGTGATGGCAGCGTCGGTAATCTCTACGATCCCGCTTGTAATAATGGCATTGCTTTTCCAGAAATACATTGTTAGTGGTTTAACTGCTGGGGCACTAAAAGGAGAGTGA
- the malF gene encoding trehalose/maltose ABC transporter permease MalF, translating into MDNNLTSKLKYREAKLGYLMILPLLTVVLVFIILPVMGTFWISLHRDVTFIPEKPFVGLRNYLRVLSAREFWYSTFVTVSFSFVSVSLETILGLSFALILNERLKGRGVLRAIVLIPWAVPTIISARTWELMYNYSYGLFNWILSILGVSPVNWLGTPISAFFAIVIADVWKTTPFMTLLLLAGLQAIPQDLYEAALIDGASMFERFKSITLPLLKPVLIVALILRTIDALRVFDIIYVLTGGGPGGATTSISLLAFNYYNLGDYGIGSAISILTFVLVLSFTIVYLKVGRFREGLK; encoded by the coding sequence ATGGATAATAACCTCACTTCCAAACTCAAGTATAGGGAAGCAAAACTTGGTTATTTAATGATACTCCCTCTTCTGACAGTAGTTTTAGTGTTCATAATCTTACCTGTTATGGGAACCTTTTGGATTAGCCTTCATAGGGATGTGACCTTTATTCCTGAAAAACCGTTTGTTGGACTGAGAAATTATTTACGCGTGTTATCTGCTCGAGAATTCTGGTATTCTACTTTTGTTACAGTATCTTTCTCGTTTGTTAGTGTTTCTCTAGAAACAATATTGGGATTAAGTTTTGCGCTAATATTGAATGAAAGACTCAAAGGGAGAGGGGTATTAAGAGCTATAGTTTTGATTCCCTGGGCAGTTCCAACAATCATCTCCGCGAGAACTTGGGAACTCATGTATAATTATAGCTATGGTCTTTTTAATTGGATATTGTCTATTCTTGGAGTAAGTCCAGTAAATTGGCTTGGGACTCCAATAAGTGCTTTTTTTGCTATCGTAATTGCTGATGTTTGGAAAACAACACCTTTTATGACTCTTTTACTGTTGGCAGGTTTGCAAGCCATTCCACAAGACTTGTATGAAGCAGCCTTGATAGATGGTGCGAGCATGTTCGAGAGGTTTAAGAGTATTACTTTGCCTTTATTAAAACCGGTTTTGATTGTAGCACTTATATTGAGAACTATTGATGCATTGAGGGTGTTTGATATAATCTATGTACTTACTGGTGGAGGCCCAGGAGGTGCTACCACGTCAATTTCTCTCTTAGCTTTCAACTATTACAATCTTGGAGACTACGGAATTGGCTCTGCAATCTCGATTTTAACCTTTGTTCTAGTATTGTCGTTTACAATAGTGTACTTAAAAGTAGGAAGATTCAGGGAGGGATTGAAATGA
- the malE gene encoding trehalose/maltose ABC transporter substrate-binding protein MalE, which translates to MNVKKVLLGLFLVGVLGIAVVASGCIGGQQTSTVTSTPTETSLQGKIVFAVGGAPNEIEYWKGVIAEFEKKYPGVTVELKRQATDTEQRRLDLVNALRGKSSDPDVFLMDVAWLGQFIASGWLEPLDDYVQKDNYDLSVFFQSVINLADKQGGKLYALPVYIDAGLLYYRKDLLEKYGYSKPPETWQELVEMAQKIQSGERETNPNFWGFVWQGKQYEGLVCDFVEYVYSNGGSLGEFKDGKWVPTLNKPENVEALQFMVDLIHKYKISPPNTYTEMTEEPVRLMFQQGNAAFERNWPYAWGLHNADDSPVKGKVGVAPLPHFPGHKSAATLGGWHIGISKYSDNKALAWEFVKFVESYSVQKGFAMNLGWNPGRVDVYDDPAVVSKSPHLKELRAVFENAVPRPIVPYYPQLSEIIQKYVNSALAGKISPQEALDKAQKEAEELVKQYS; encoded by the coding sequence ATGAATGTCAAGAAGGTACTGCTTGGTTTGTTTTTAGTTGGAGTTTTGGGGATTGCAGTAGTGGCAAGTGGGTGCATTGGTGGCCAACAGACATCAACAGTGACTTCGACTCCTACCGAAACTAGTTTGCAAGGAAAGATAGTATTTGCTGTAGGAGGAGCTCCAAATGAAATAGAATACTGGAAAGGTGTTATAGCTGAATTTGAGAAGAAATATCCTGGGGTCACTGTTGAGCTAAAAAGGCAAGCTACTGACACTGAACAAAGGAGACTTGACTTAGTAAATGCTTTAAGAGGAAAGTCTTCTGATCCAGACGTATTTTTGATGGATGTTGCTTGGCTTGGTCAATTTATAGCCTCTGGGTGGCTTGAACCTCTTGATGACTATGTACAGAAGGACAACTATGACCTGAGTGTATTTTTCCAGAGTGTAATTAACTTGGCAGACAAGCAGGGTGGGAAGCTATATGCTCTTCCAGTATATATTGATGCAGGGTTGTTGTATTATAGGAAAGACCTACTAGAAAAGTATGGCTATAGCAAACCCCCAGAAACTTGGCAAGAACTTGTTGAAATGGCTCAAAAAATACAAAGTGGTGAGAGAGAGACTAACCCGAATTTCTGGGGATTTGTATGGCAGGGAAAGCAGTATGAAGGTTTGGTTTGTGATTTTGTAGAATACGTATACAGCAATGGAGGATCCCTAGGTGAATTCAAAGACGGAAAGTGGGTGCCAACTCTAAATAAACCTGAAAATGTTGAGGCACTTCAGTTTATGGTGGATCTAATTCACAAATATAAGATTTCTCCACCAAACACATATACTGAAATGACAGAAGAGCCAGTTAGATTAATGTTCCAACAGGGCAATGCTGCATTCGAGAGAAATTGGCCATACGCGTGGGGACTACACAATGCTGATGATTCACCTGTTAAAGGGAAGGTTGGAGTAGCACCACTTCCGCACTTTCCAGGTCATAAGAGTGCAGCTACACTTGGAGGATGGCACATTGGGATAAGCAAGTACTCAGATAACAAAGCATTAGCTTGGGAATTTGTCAAATTTGTGGAAAGCTACAGTGTGCAAAAAGGCTTCGCAATGAATCTCGGATGGAATCCTGGAAGAGTAGATGTTTACGATGATCCTGCTGTTGTTAGTAAATCCCCTCACCTAAAGGAACTTAGAGCAGTTTTTGAGAACGCAGTGCCAAGGCCGATAGTTCCTTATTATCCGCAGTTGAGTGAGATAATTCAAAAGTATGTTAATTCAGCACTAGCTGGCAAAATATCCCCACAAGAAGCATTGGACAAGGCTCAAAAAGAGGCAGAGGAATTAGTTAAACAATACAGCTGA
- a CDS encoding carbohydrate kinase family protein codes for MIYAIGEILIDFIAKEEGKLKDVREFEKHPGGAPANVVVGLRRLGVKSALISKVGDDPFGEFLIEELKKEGVETKYIIKDTNKHTGVVFVQLVGAKPEFILYDGVAYFNIRKEEMQWDFMKDAELLHFGSVLFAREPSRSAVFEVLREIKGKIPISYDVNIRLDLWRGREEEMLKDIEEALKLADIVKIGDGELEYLNKNGIALEDFNFALVAITKGAEGSTIIHEDIRVDVPSFKVEPVDTTGAGDAFMAALLTSLFYMKRLNRLEFSKEELKELGSFANLVAALSTTKRGAWSVPSLEEVLKHRKFSFLP; via the coding sequence ATGATATACGCAATAGGAGAAATTCTAATAGACTTTATCGCAAAAGAAGAGGGAAAACTAAAAGACGTTAGAGAATTTGAAAAGCATCCCGGTGGCGCTCCAGCCAATGTTGTCGTTGGCCTGAGAAGACTTGGAGTAAAAAGTGCACTGATAAGCAAAGTCGGTGATGATCCTTTTGGTGAATTTCTTATAGAAGAACTCAAAAAAGAGGGAGTGGAAACAAAATACATAATAAAGGACACCAACAAACACACTGGAGTAGTCTTTGTCCAGCTTGTGGGGGCAAAGCCCGAGTTTATACTGTACGATGGTGTGGCTTACTTCAACATAAGGAAGGAAGAAATGCAATGGGACTTTATGAAGGATGCCGAGCTTTTGCATTTTGGAAGTGTCCTCTTCGCGAGAGAACCAAGCAGGTCAGCAGTCTTTGAGGTTCTTAGGGAGATTAAAGGAAAGATCCCCATTAGTTATGATGTCAACATCAGACTCGACCTTTGGAGAGGAAGAGAGGAGGAAATGCTTAAAGATATAGAAGAAGCCCTTAAGCTTGCGGACATAGTAAAAATCGGGGATGGGGAACTAGAGTACCTCAACAAAAACGGAATAGCACTTGAGGACTTCAACTTCGCTCTTGTGGCAATAACAAAAGGAGCCGAAGGCAGCACAATTATCCACGAAGACATAAGGGTTGATGTACCTTCGTTTAAAGTTGAGCCTGTAGATACTACCGGAGCCGGGGATGCGTTCATGGCAGCTTTGTTGACTTCTCTTTTCTATATGAAACGGCTGAACAGACTGGAGTTCTCCAAAGAAGAGCTAAAAGAGTTAGGGAGCTTCGCAAACCTGGTGGCCGCGCTATCCACTACAAAACGCGGAGCCTGGAGCGTGCCGAGTTTAGAAGAGGTTTTGAAGCATAGAAAATTCAGCTTTCTTCCGTAG
- a CDS encoding pyridoxal-phosphate dependent enzyme, translating to MKSSSLPPCLSFPFRTVGGMYFAKLEFFNPFSRSIKDRAVFNLIMNAMKRGDINGTRRLFEATSGNVGIAMAAMSNVFGIEFRAYLPKPTPNTTQTLLKVLGAEVVKTEFDVIDREMIEFVKKEAEKAKAVNLNQFENDDNFEAHYRYTAREIDEQLKSIGQEADVIVAGIGTSGHIAGLAKYFKERYGTKVVGVVPAKGEKIPGIKRLETKPKWFFEVEIDEVVEVTQREAIEGSIQVARRDGLLIGLSSGAVVKAFERIRDKYPGTAVLIFPDDGFKYVEAFERYLSEGR from the coding sequence TTGAAAAGTTCAAGCCTACCCCCCTGCTTAAGCTTTCCCTTTCGGACGGTAGGGGGGATGTATTTTGCCAAACTGGAGTTCTTTAACCCGTTCAGCAGAAGCATAAAAGACAGGGCCGTTTTTAACCTCATAATGAACGCCATGAAAAGGGGAGACATTAACGGCACGAGGAGGCTTTTTGAGGCAACCTCGGGAAATGTTGGCATCGCCATGGCGGCCATGTCAAACGTCTTTGGCATTGAGTTCAGGGCTTATCTCCCAAAACCTACTCCCAACACAACCCAGACTCTGTTGAAAGTTCTTGGTGCTGAGGTGGTAAAAACAGAATTTGACGTTATTGACAGGGAGATGATAGAGTTCGTCAAAAAAGAAGCAGAAAAGGCAAAAGCAGTAAACCTGAACCAGTTTGAGAACGATGATAACTTTGAAGCCCACTACAGATACACTGCAAGGGAAATAGATGAGCAGCTTAAAAGCATAGGGCAGGAGGCAGATGTAATCGTTGCGGGAATAGGGACTTCAGGACACATAGCGGGACTTGCAAAATACTTCAAGGAGCGCTACGGTACAAAGGTTGTTGGCGTAGTTCCAGCGAAAGGTGAAAAAATACCCGGCATAAAGAGGCTTGAAACAAAGCCGAAGTGGTTTTTTGAAGTGGAAATTGATGAAGTGGTTGAGGTAACCCAGAGGGAAGCAATCGAAGGCTCTATACAAGTGGCCAGAAGAGATGGTCTTTTAATAGGGCTAAGTTCAGGTGCAGTGGTCAAGGCATTTGAGAGAATTCGCGACAAGTATCCGGGAACGGCAGTCTTGATCTTCCCGGACGATGGGTTTAAATATGTTGAGGCATTTGAAAGGTACTTGAGTGAGGGCCGATGA
- a CDS encoding adenine nucleotide alpha hydrolase family protein, whose amino-acid sequence MKAVALLSSGIDSPVAIYLMLKKGFTVYPIHFKQSETNYQKVRRIWQRLKELFPESLEELIVVDVFEYQKPVFDRLVELKKGKWICVFCKFTMFMKATEIAKEKGAMAIITGDSLGQVASQTLDNLLIITLATDLPVLRPLIGLDKIEIERIAKEIGTFEISVEPEEGCNFVPKHPVIRGTLGEFKKIYREVFGKEC is encoded by the coding sequence ATGAAAGCTGTTGCCCTCTTAAGCTCGGGAATAGATTCACCTGTGGCCATATACTTAATGCTCAAAAAGGGCTTTACGGTCTACCCGATCCACTTTAAGCAGAGTGAAACCAATTATCAAAAGGTTAGAAGAATCTGGCAGAGGCTTAAGGAACTTTTTCCAGAGAGCTTGGAGGAGCTAATAGTCGTTGATGTTTTTGAATACCAAAAACCTGTCTTTGACAGACTAGTGGAGTTGAAAAAAGGAAAGTGGATATGTGTTTTTTGCAAATTCACTATGTTCATGAAGGCCACTGAGATAGCAAAAGAAAAAGGTGCAATGGCAATAATCACAGGAGATTCCCTCGGCCAAGTTGCCTCCCAAACACTGGATAATCTCCTGATAATAACTCTCGCAACGGATTTACCGGTACTCAGGCCCCTTATAGGGCTGGACAAAATAGAGATAGAAAGAATCGCAAAGGAAATAGGAACGTTTGAGATAAGCGTAGAGCCTGAGGAGGGCTGTAATTTTGTACCGAAGCACCCGGTAATAAGAGGAACCCTTGGTGAGTTCAAAAAGATTTACCGGGAAGTGTTTGGCAAGGAATGTTAA